One genomic segment of Flavobacteriaceae bacterium includes these proteins:
- a CDS encoding mannose-1-phosphate guanylyltransferase: protein MNNYYALVMAGGVGSRFWPVSTEKFPKQFHDMLGTGNSLIRQTFERINGLVPPKNIFVATNERYQDLVLEQLPELGKDQLLLEPSMRNTAPCILYTALKIYQINKNGVMLVAPSDHWIDDESGFIRSVETAYKAASENDILMTLGIQPNTPSTGYGYIQYEKSNTEIKKVKSFSEKPDLETAEKFLKNGDYLWNAGIFVWSVKSIINAFEMYLPEMKALFDVANIYNTSNEKLFMKEHYKHAENISIDFGIMERAKNVHVLPVDFGWNDLGTWGSLYHKLEKDTHHNAVVGPDVLFRDAGGNMIKTQNGKKVVVQGLQDFIVVEKEDALLICPKNAEQDIKQIVSEVKNTFGDAYI, encoded by the coding sequence ATGAATAATTATTATGCATTAGTGATGGCCGGTGGGGTCGGATCCAGGTTTTGGCCTGTAAGCACGGAAAAATTTCCCAAACAGTTCCACGATATGCTGGGAACCGGAAATTCTTTAATTCGGCAAACTTTTGAGAGGATTAATGGATTGGTTCCGCCAAAAAATATTTTCGTTGCAACGAACGAACGGTACCAAGATTTAGTATTGGAGCAATTACCCGAATTGGGAAAAGATCAACTACTGTTGGAACCTTCTATGAGAAATACCGCTCCCTGTATTTTATATACGGCTTTAAAAATATACCAGATAAATAAGAACGGAGTGATGCTAGTTGCTCCTTCCGACCATTGGATTGATGATGAGTCCGGGTTTATCAGATCTGTGGAAACTGCATATAAAGCAGCTTCCGAAAATGATATTTTAATGACTTTGGGAATTCAACCCAATACACCCAGCACAGGTTATGGTTATATTCAATATGAAAAAAGCAATACTGAAATAAAAAAGGTAAAAAGTTTTTCGGAAAAACCCGATCTGGAAACTGCCGAGAAATTTTTAAAGAATGGTGATTATCTTTGGAATGCCGGTATTTTTGTATGGTCTGTTAAGAGTATTATCAATGCTTTTGAGATGTATTTACCTGAGATGAAAGCATTATTTGATGTGGCCAATATTTACAATACGAGCAATGAGAAATTATTTATGAAAGAACATTACAAACATGCAGAAAATATTTCTATAGATTTTGGTATCATGGAGCGTGCAAAAAATGTACATGTGCTTCCCGTAGATTTTGGTTGGAATGATCTGGGTACCTGGGGTTCTCTTTATCATAAATTGGAAAAGGATACCCATCACAATGCAGTTGTGGGCCCAGATGTGTTGTTCAGAGATGCCGGTGGCAATATGATAAAAACACAAAACGGTAAAAAGGTAGTCGTTCAGGGGTTACAAGACTTTATTGTTGTAGAAAAAGAAGATGCTTTGCTGATATGCCCCAAAAATGCAGAGCAAGATATTAAGCAAATTGTATCTGAGGTAAAAAATACTTTTGGAGATGCTTATATCTGA
- a CDS encoding carboxypeptidase-like regulatory domain-containing protein codes for MGKLFATVFLLISNLCFCQLKSVIIDGETKEKIPYVNIWIENENVGTTSNENGKFELTVGASKIIIFSAIGFETKRIISDSVQSIVKLNPVITQLNEVVIKSNKPNQILTIGGFKKSKINHYFACGTTLWISARYFEFKENYKETSFLETIKILTKSKTKDSKFNIRLYGANENGEPENYIYDKNIIVIAKKGKNLTEINISELNIEFPKNGFFIAFEWLLVENNKYEFNYTVKGSKKKHIGIQYAPKIGLVSSKTNKNSWIFSQGKWMKTWKNNNDNSKKYRNKYNLIAMELTLTN; via the coding sequence ATGGGAAAGCTCTTTGCAACAGTATTTTTGTTAATTTCAAACCTTTGCTTCTGTCAATTAAAATCTGTTATAATTGACGGCGAAACGAAAGAAAAAATCCCCTATGTAAATATTTGGATAGAAAATGAAAACGTTGGAACTACTTCAAATGAAAATGGCAAATTTGAATTAACAGTTGGTGCTTCAAAAATTATTATTTTTTCTGCGATCGGGTTTGAGACAAAGAGAATTATATCAGATTCTGTCCAAAGCATTGTTAAATTAAATCCTGTAATAACACAATTAAATGAAGTTGTAATTAAATCCAATAAACCAAACCAGATACTAACAATTGGAGGTTTTAAAAAATCAAAAATCAACCATTATTTTGCTTGTGGCACAACACTTTGGATTTCTGCAAGATATTTTGAATTCAAAGAAAATTACAAGGAAACATCATTTTTAGAAACAATAAAAATTTTAACAAAGAGCAAAACTAAAGATTCTAAATTTAATATAAGACTTTATGGAGCTAACGAAAATGGTGAGCCTGAAAATTATATTTATGATAAAAATATTATCGTAATTGCTAAAAAAGGTAAAAATCTAACTGAGATAAATATCTCTGAATTAAATATAGAATTTCCAAAAAATGGATTTTTCATTGCTTTTGAATGGTTACTAGTTGAAAACAACAAATATGAATTCAATTACACAGTAAAAGGTTCTAAGAAAAAACATATCGGAATTCAATACGCACCAAAAATTGGGCTTGTGTCAAGTAAAACGAATAAGAATAGTTGGATTTTCAGTCAAGGTAAATGGATGAAAACTTGGAAAAATAATAATGATAATTCAAAAAAATATAGAAATAAATACAATCTTATAGCTATGGAGTTAACTTTAACGAATTAA
- a CDS encoding NAD(P)-binding protein — MTRKEFIKICSLFSISIPSPFQSVLVSCKSDNDTSRTDFDGTILIIGAGAAGLTAGHLLSQRGIDFQILEASSVYGGRMKRTMDFVDFPVPLGAEWLHVERGIFDEIINNSSVQVDTQTTSYDQNVDYALYEGQQVSMADLGFTIDQKFISSSWFDFFEQYVVPSIQNKITFNKIIQSIDYSGEKVIVNTSNDEFEADKIIITVPVKMLQNGSISFTPELPDGKLDAINNVTVWDGFKAFIEFSEKFYPTAIGFDITPETAGQKLYYDAAYGQNSNRHILGLFTVGSGTLPYRQLSDSELINYMLGELDGMFNGQASSNYVNHISQNWNNEPFANGAYVYDHEDWRRVRILGESVNNKLFFAGTAYTIGDDWGSVHTAARSAIKSVNEILQ, encoded by the coding sequence ATGACAAGAAAAGAGTTTATTAAGATTTGCAGTTTATTTAGCATTAGCATTCCCTCTCCCTTTCAATCAGTTTTAGTGTCTTGTAAATCTGATAATGACACTTCTCGAACTGACTTTGACGGAACTATACTCATCATAGGTGCAGGTGCTGCAGGATTGACCGCAGGACATTTGTTAAGCCAACGAGGTATTGACTTTCAAATTTTAGAAGCCTCTTCAGTTTACGGTGGTAGAATGAAAAGAACAATGGATTTTGTAGATTTCCCCGTACCATTGGGTGCAGAATGGTTACATGTTGAACGAGGTATTTTTGACGAGATCATAAACAATTCATCTGTACAGGTGGATACTCAAACCACATCTTATGACCAAAATGTTGATTATGCATTGTATGAAGGTCAGCAAGTTTCAATGGCTGATTTGGGGTTTACTATTGATCAAAAATTTATAAGTTCTTCTTGGTTTGATTTTTTCGAGCAATATGTTGTCCCGTCAATCCAGAATAAAATAACATTTAATAAAATTATACAGTCGATTGATTACTCCGGTGAGAAGGTTATAGTCAATACATCAAATGACGAATTTGAAGCGGACAAAATTATTATTACTGTACCGGTGAAAATGCTTCAGAATGGTTCTATTTCATTTACACCAGAACTACCTGATGGCAAGTTAGATGCCATAAATAATGTAACTGTATGGGATGGTTTTAAAGCTTTTATCGAGTTTTCAGAAAAATTTTACCCTACAGCTATCGGCTTTGATATTACACCAGAGACAGCAGGTCAAAAACTATACTATGATGCAGCATACGGACAAAACTCTAATCGCCACATTTTAGGTTTATTTACGGTTGGTTCAGGCACACTTCCTTACAGACAGTTATCTGATAGTGAATTAATTAATTATATGTTAGGCGAACTCGATGGGATGTTTAACGGTCAGGCATCATCAAATTATGTAAATCATATTTCGCAAAATTGGAATAATGAACCTTTTGCCAATGGAGCATATGTATACGACCACGAAGATTGGAGAAGAGTGAGGATACTTGGAGAATCGGTAAACAACAAGCTCTTTTTTGCTGGGACAGCATATACAATTGGAGATGATTGGGGCAGCGTGCATACAGCAGCACGTTCAGCAATAAAATCTGTGAATGAAATATTACAATAA